CCTTGCAGCAGCAACAACAACTAATTGAAGTTGGTGAGCATAACAGTGAATATAATGTGCATGCTTGTTTTCATTTAAAATGAGTGCTTTTAATCCATGAAACTGACTAGACATATTAGAAGCCCCATCATACCCTTGACCTCTAACCCTCGTAATTGATAATCTATTCACAGCAAAGAATGCATCAAGCGTTTTTTTCAAACATTGAGCAGATGTCTCACGAACATGCACTAATCTAAGAAACCGTTCAATCACTTCTCCATGATCATTTACAAATCTCCAAACCACGGCCATCTTCTCCTTAACTGAGCAATCTCGGGCCTCATCAATCAAAACAGTAAAGAATTTATCCCCAATCTCAttgagaataatttttttagtctCTAAAGCACAAGCTTCTATAATTTCCGTTTGAATCGTATGACAAGTCAATTGATTGTTACCTGGAGCATTTAATTTCATTACCTTCCTTACACCTTCATCTCGCATACAGTACCATTTGACTAGTAAAAGAAAATTGCCCGGTCGTGTTGACGATTCCAACTCATCATGTCCCCGAAATGCCACACCTGCCTCCAAAAGATATCGAATAACATGTACAACTACAGTTAACCTAATGCGATATTCAGCCTCCCGTACTGAACATTTTGCTACTATCATATGATCCACATTCCCTCTTTGATTTTTGTATTGATCAATCTTATTTTTAGCATAATGGTGTGAACTAGAAGCACCTCCTTCATGCAAAACAAAGCATGCTAAagcttttttccaatttttaaaACCAATTTGTGTAAAAGCACTATCCCCAAATTTGTTACCACTTGCAAACAAATAACAATGTAAACAAAACGCAGCATCTTTAGATACACTATATTCTAACCAAGGAAACTTCTCAAACCATTTGTATTGAAACTTCCTTCTATTACCTTTACCAAAATCAGACATCGGGAAGTTGTGTCCACTAGGTTGAGAAGGGCCTTTAGCCAAGTATCGTCTCCTCATTGAATCTCTCATATTGAAAGGATATAAATCAATTGGTATGCGTTTTCCCGGATCACCAATAAGTTCATCTGATATTTCTGGTTCAACACGAACTCTTTTATCACTTTCTTGCTCAACCGGATTACTACCCGAGGATGATTCATTTGGATTTCTCTTTAATCTGATAACAAATTTATCCATCTTGTTGTAGttctacattaaaaaaaaatatggcacaaatcaaaatcactaaattaaatcctcaaatcaaaatcactaaATTAAAGAATCTAAATTTATTCtacaaattaattcaaattccataaactataaaaaccctaaactaaaattcctaaatcaaaaccctaaattaattcaacaaattAAACTATCAAAACCCTACAAATTCCCTAAACTAACAAAACCCtaaattaattcaacaaattaaactatcaaaaccctaaaataatttaacaaatcaccaaattaattcaacaaattataaattaaaaaccatAAATGAAAATTAACCTAATTTTATGGAAGAAATTACATaccttaggaaatttagaggcTAGCTGGTGAAATtagaagaagaaatgaaaggaaaatgaaaaaaaaaggaaagggagGAGGAGAGCTGAAGAATGGCGGAGAGGGGGGAGGAGGAGAGCAGCgaaaaggaagaggaagaggaagagctGCTGCAGTGAAAATTGAAAAGTGGCTTTAAGCCACTTTGCGCAGGGATTGGGGATTTTCACCCCCCAAtccctgttttttttttaatttgtccccaacccaaaacgacgtcgttttgggaggccaaattttaaaaaaaatacagccCAGCCCACTTGGGCTGGGCTCTTTCTTCTTCGCTACATCTCTTGATAAGGAGATGTAGCAGGCGCCGCTGCGCCTAAATCCCTAAATCGGGATACGCAGGCGGCGCCGGGGGGGCTAATTTTTAGCCCTCCCTAAACCCTCTATGGCAGCTCCGGCGCCGTAGGGGCTGGAGCCCCCACGGGCGCCGGGCTGCCTCCGCCTCTGCTTATTTGAAGGGAAAACGAGCAGGAATATCCAAAGGAGTACGTGGATCTTTATGTGCAACAATAAATCTTAGGTAAACCAAAAGACAGTGAGGAAAAACTTTAGATGAACCGGAGCTAGAATCCCTATTTGTTGGCGAAGATATAAATAAACATTGAAGAAATAGATTTTTAGTATTCAGGAGGAAAGCTTTCattgttttatctttttttctcTGAACGTTTTTTGACATCATTTATATTTCATGTATCTAATAATTATGGTTAGATAAGAGTgctataatatttatttagttatattacaaaaatcaaatataaaaatatatttttaatatttataaatatgtcccaatatttttaatatttacacgtttccccCACGTTTCCGTGTCCTATGTTTTATAGAAAAGACGTTTCCCGCGTCCGTGT
The DNA window shown above is from Euphorbia lathyris chromosome 1, ddEupLath1.1, whole genome shotgun sequence and carries:
- the LOC136219434 gene encoding uncharacterized protein codes for the protein MDKFVIRLKRNPNESSSGSNPVEQESDKRVRVEPEISDELIGDPGKRIPIDLYPFNMRDSMRRRYLAKGPSQPSGHNFPMSDFGKGNRRKFQYKWFEKFPWLEYSVSKDAAFCLHCYLFASGNKFGDSAFTQIGFKNWKKALACFVLHEGGASSSHHYAKNKIDQYKNQRGNVDHMIVAKCSVREAEYRIRLTVVVHVIRYLLEAGVAFRGHDELESSTRPGNFLLLVKWYCMRDEGVRKVMKLNAPGNNQLTCHTIQTEIIEACALETKKIILNEIGDKFFTVLIDEARDCSVKEKMAVVWRFVNDHGEVIERFLRLVHVRETSAQCLKKTLDAFFAVNRLSITRVRGQGYDGASNMSSQFHGLKALILNENKHAHYIHCYAHQLQLVVVAAARDCRPVSDFFDYVPIIVNIVGVSCKRKNALLQLHHEKVVPRIENNEISTGKGKNQEINLTRPGDTRWGSHYRTINRHYKKFVLL